The following are encoded together in the Trachemys scripta elegans isolate TJP31775 chromosome 7, CAS_Tse_1.0, whole genome shotgun sequence genome:
- the RHO gene encoding rhodopsin, translating to MINNAISLNHADTDVESLPKVALYKGCNAENSITSFCSNVKKEVNFKRGASKEAKHTCKIKNTSGTATMNGTEGPNFYVPMSNKTGIVRNPFEYPQYYLADPWKFSVLSAYMFLLILLGFPVNFLTLYVTIQHKKLRTPLNYILLNLAFANLFMVFGGFTTTMYTSMHGYFIFGTTGCNVEGFFATLGGEIALWSLVVLAIERYVVVCKPMSNFRFSETHALMGIIFTWVMALACAAPPLFGWSRYIPEGLQCSCGIDYYTLKPEVHNESFVIYMFVVHFLIPLIIISFCYGRLVCTVKEAAAQQQESATTQKAEREVTRMVIIMVISFLVCWVPYASVAFYIFTHQGSDFGPVFMTIPAFFAKSSAIYNPVIYIVMNKQFRNCMITTICCGKNLLGDDDASAGTKTETSSVSTSQVSPA from the exons ATGATCAATAATGCCATAAGCCTTAATCATGCTGACACTGACGTTGAAAGCTTACCCAAGGTGGCACTTTATAAAGGCTGCAATGCTGAGAATAGCATAACCAGCTTCTGCTCAAATGTTAAGAAGGAGGTGAATTTCAAGAGGGGAGCCTCAAAGGAAGCAAAACATACTTGTAAGATCAAAAATACCTCTGGAACTGCAACCATGAATGGAACAGAGGGTCCAAATTTCTATGTGCCCATGTCCAACAAGACAGGGATAGTACGGAATCCATTTGAGTATCCTCAGTACTACCTTGCTGACCCATGGAAGTTCTCTGTACTGTCTGCTTACATGTTTCTGCTGATCCTCCTTGGCTTCCCTGTCAATTTCCTGACTCTGTATGTCACCATCCAACACAAGAAACTCCGGACGCCCCTCAACTACATCCTTTTGAACCTGGCCTTTGCTAACCTCTTCATGGTCTTTGGAGGATTCACCACCACCATGTACACCTCAATGCATGGTTATTTTATCTTTGGGACAACAGGCTGCAACGTTGAAGGTTTCTTTGCTACACTGGGTG GTGAAATAGCTCTGTGGTCCCTAGTAGTCTTGGCCATTGAAAGATATGTGGTGGTCTGCAAGCCCATGAGCAACTTCCGATTTAGTGAGACCCATGCCCTCATGGGTATCATTTTCACCTGGGTCATGGCCCTGGCCTGTGCTGCTCCTCCACTGTTTGGATGGTCTAG GTACATCCCAGAGGGTTTGCAGTGCTCATGTGGAATTGATTATtacactctgaaacctgaggtcCACAACGAATCTTTTGTCATCTACATGTTTGTGGTTCACTTCCTCATTCCACTGATCATCATTTCCTTCTGTTATGGGCGCCTGGTCTGCACTGTTAAAGAG GCCGCAGCTCAGCAACAGGAATCTGCCACCACCCAGAAAGCCGAGAGAGAAGTTACTCGCATGGTCATCATCATGGTTATTTCGTTCCTTGTTTGCTGGGTCCCCTATGCCAGTgttgctttctacattttcacccACCAGGGATCTGACTTTGGCCCTGTCTTCATGACCATCCCAGCTTTCTTCGCCAAGAGCTCTGCTATCTACAACCCGGTGATTTACATTGTAATGAACAAACAG TTCCGTAACTGCATGATCACCACCATTTGCTGTGGAAAGAACCTGCTGGGTGATGACGACGCTTCTGCTGGCACCAAGACAGAGACTTCCTCAGTCTCCACCAGCCAGGTTTCTCCTGCATAG
- the LOC117879986 gene encoding protein B4 gives MSEVSAYENEGLKSTSLSQLKTRPAHLVSVLELLAMDLKPADVTRVARISRIFDRKTRANHPPTLSMVIEALKAQNEKKGTSVIAIKRYILAKYPAVDPIRLKYLLKKALTKGLDHGYLIRPQNSLALGATGRFKLASEKPKLKKTSRNMDPAGEKAPKSEKKVARKPKAKVTADKKAGSKDAKEEKPKPVSKKPKAKSTNAQPKAPAKLKTPSDAQNIVKGDKKQSTKQAPQARVVGTKKATSKGKPASEADGASKAEAEHGDKISTSKAKGAAPGAPGATKAKVAKGGNGPAKAKAAGGTKKTAAKGKPEAKGPVKGKGKKPEADTGSLLSKEKDAGEGKASKTGSKLSKKTN, from the exons ATGAGTGAAGTTAGTGCTTATGAAAATGAGGGGCTGAAGAGCACTAGCTTGAGCCAGTTAAAGACGAGGCCAGCCCA tttagtGTCAGTATTAGAGCTTCTTGCAATGGACCTCAAGCCAG CTGACGTAACAAGAGTGGCCAGAATATCCAGGATCTTTGACCGTAAGACTAGAGCTAACCACCCGCCAACTCTAAGCATGGTGATTGAAGCTCTGAAGGCCCAAAATGAGAAAAAGGGCACTTCTGTCATAGCCATCAAGCGCTACATCCTTGCCAAGTACCCAGCTGTTGACCCAATAAGGCTAAAATACCTGCTGAAGAAAGCCCTGACTAAAGGTCTTGACCATGGCTACCTGATCAGACCCCAGAACTCTCTGGCATTAGGGGCAACTGGAAGGTTCAAG CTAGCATCAGAAAAGCCCAAGCTTAAAAAAACCTCTAGGAACATGGATCCAGCTGGAGAAAAGGCTCCTAAATCAGAAAAGAAGGTGGCAAGGAAACCCAAAGCCAAGGTGACTGCTGACAAAAAAGCAGGAAGTAAAG ATGCGAAGGAGGAGAAACCAAAACCTGTGAGCAAGAAACCCAAGGCAAAATCCACTAAT GCCCAGCCCAAAGCTCCTGCTAAGCTGAAGACACCCAGTGATGCTCAAAACATTGTGAAAGGTGACAAGAAACAAAGTACAAAACAGGCACCTCAAGCCAGGGTGGTTGGGACCAAGAAAGCCACCTCCAAAGGGAAGCCCGCCTCAGAAGCAGATGGTGCCTCCAAAGCAGAGGCAGAGCATGGAGACAAGATCAGCACTTCCAAAGCCAAGGGGGCAGCTCCTGGGGCCCCGGGGGCTACAAAAGCAAAGGTGGCTAAAGGTGGAAATGGGCCGGCCAAAGCAAAGGCCGCTGGTGGGACAAAGAAAACCGCTGCCAAAGGGAAGCCTGAGGCAAAGGGCCCTGTGAAAGGCAAGGGGAAGAAACCTGAAGCAGACACAGGCTCTCTGCTCAGCAAAGAGAAGGATGCAGGAGAAGGTAAAGCCTCTAAAACCGGCAGCAAGCTTAGCAAGAAAACCAACTAG